TGGAGGAGCTGCTCGAGGCGCTGCCCCCGGGGATCGGCGTCGACTTCGACGTCAAGACATCGATGGAGGACGCGACCCGCGAGCGCGACCACACCACCATGGGACGGCTGGCCCCTGTCGTGGTGCGGGAGAGCCGCAGGCGGCCGGTGCTGGTGACCTCGTTCGACCCCGGGGCGCTGGACATCGCCCGCGAGCTGGCCCCTGGCGTGCCGCGCGGTCTGCTGACCTGGCTCCGGTTCCCGATCGGCCAGGCAGTCGCGGCGGCCGGACATCTAGACGTCCAGGTACTCGCCCCGCACTGGGGCTCGTTGCGTCCCAACCAGATCGAGCCGGAAGCGCTGCAACGGCCCCTCGAGTACGTCGTCGACCTGGTCCACCGCAGCGGACGGGAGTTCCTTGCCTGGTGTCCGCCCCTGGAGTTCGCGCCGGAGCTACTGGCTGTCGGAGTCGACGCCCTCTGCGTCAATGACGTCCCCGAGGCGCTGGCCTCCCTATTCCCGAGCTCAGCACGGCCTTGACGCCGCTCGTGCCGGGGCGCGCGGGGCGGCAACGACGTTCAAGTGCCGACGGCGAGCCGGCGCAGCGCACGACGACCTATTTGGTCGCCCGGGTGCCCATGTCCTCGGCCATCCGACCGGCTCCGTCGGTGATGTCCGGTCCGCACGCCTGGACGTCGATGACGACATCAGACACCGCGCTGAGCACGTGCTGGCAGCTCCGGCCGCTGCCGTCGGTCAGCGTGCGCACCTGTGTGATCTTCGGGGCGGCCCCGGTTACGTTTCCGACGCTCCACTCGTTCGTCTTGTTCGAACTGGTCAAACTGACGGTTTGGCCGGCACAGGACCGCCACTTCTCGGCCGACGCTTCTACAAACGCGCGGGCCTTCTCAGCAGACGCAAAACTCGCCACCGCTTCGACCACCCGGTGCCCGGAGTCATTTCCAGTGGTGTGGAGTACCTCGCTGCGCATCGCGGTGGGGCCGAAGGGCCGATACACCGATTCCTCGAGCGGTTCGAAAAAACCGAGGCACTCCGGGTTCGACAGCGTTCCCTGCTGGGCACGCAGCTGGTCGCCGTGCCCCGAGGACACGATGTTTGGGTCGCCCAGGATCGTGCCAATTTCTTGTGCGCCGAGCAGGATTGATTCCACGCGGGGCGGAGCAGCTGGAGCGTTGGCCGCGCCGGTTGGCTGCGCGGCCGGCTTGCGGCCGCCCCCTCCCTGGGTGGCAAAGACCACCACCAGCGCGATTGCGACGACGACGGCCAAGGCGACGCCGCCGATGATCAACAGCCGCTTGTTTGATCCGGCGCCCGCCGGTGTGGGCGAGACGCGTTGCCCCGTCGGCGGGCGCGGCGCCGCGCTGGTACCGGGCTGCGAAGGGTACCTGCGCCCGCCGGTCGCTGCGGTTCTGTCTTGGCGGGTGTTGGCGACGGACCCGCCGATTTGTCTTTGGCGTCGATCTCGGCCAGCACGTTGTCGATTTCGCTGCGGGTGCGGTAGGTGACGTCGTGTCGGAGGCGCAGCATGCGCAGCAGTTGGGCGATGTCGCTTCGAGCGCTGGGGTCGTCACCGTCCTCGTCGAGTCCGGATCTGAGTTCGACCATCAGTTGGAGCTGCTGTTGGGGGCTGAGTTCTTTTTCGGCGAGGGTGTTGCCCAACCGCGTTATGTAGCCGAACGGCACGGGCGGCTCTTCGGGCAGCGGCGAGGGCAACGGCTGGACCTTGCCGCGGAGCGCGTGGATGGCGGTAACCAGTTGGATGCCGGCATCGACGGTCGGGTTTTGGTAGTCGATGATCTGCAGATTGGCGACGGGATTGACCCGGACGCTGTCGACCGGCCCCACCTTGACCGGAAGGATCGGCCGGTTTAGAGCCTGCGCGTAGCGCAACTCGGCTTGACTCGGCTTGGACTGCAGCCAGTGATTCGACAGCGCGACGATGAAAACCTCACAGGTGCGGATCTGCTCCAGGATTGCGCTCCACCAGGCGTCCCCACCCCCCAGCTCTTGGTCGAACCAAACCTGCTGTTGGGCGCGTTTGAGCGCGGTCGTCAGGGCCTCGAGCGACGACCTGTCTTGGCTCGAGTAGCTGATAAACAGGGCCATTAACAGTCTCCTCGACGACAGCCATAGGGAGCTAACACGGCGAATCCGACAAGCGACGGTAGCTCATGGTGTTGGGCGCAGCAATCGTCGTTGGCAAACGCGCGCCCCGACCGTGTGGTCGAGGCGTTCATCCCCAGCGATCCCTACACATCGGTGACGGTCGCCTCGGCCGGGGGATGGAATTCGGCGTAACGGCGTGCGAACTCGTGGCCCGGAACCGGCCATTGCTCGCCGTCGGCGCCCCGGACGACCCAGTCCCCGTCCGCGGCAACGGCGGGGCCTTCCAACGTGTTGATGGTTTCGCCCCCGTTTGCCGGTCGGGCCTGGACCAGCCCCCTTCTGCGCCATTGCCCGTCGCCGGCCGGCTCGTAGGTGGCCCGGAAGATGTCGCCGCGCACCGACCAAGTCTTCCCGTCGGCGTGCACCGCCCAATCTCCGGCGGCGGCCCGCATGGTGTGTCCCGAATCCGACTTCCACGTCCACGGTGTGCTCCGTTGTTCGGCGGTGACAGTCCCGACTCGGGTGAACGACCGCCACAGCGGACGGGACCGAAAGCCGAGCTGGCGCAGGCTCCACAGGGTTCCCGCCAAACTGCGTATTGCGGCGTTGCGCAGATCCGGCGTGCTTTCGACCACCGACCAGTCGACCAGCTTGTCGTGAATCTTGCGCGAGTCGTCGCGTGGGGAGCCGTATTTCCAGCCGTTGCGGCGGTAGTAGCGACACCAGTCTTCATGTTCTGCCCGTGCCATGTTTATCGCGGAGTAGTGGTCGAAGCCCATGAGTGAAAGCTGTTCAAGTGGCGGCAATCCGGCCATATCGCGCCCGGATAGCTGGGCCGGCGGGCTGCCCCAGGTATTCCAGGTATGTCCCGCGATCCGTTCAACCATCCACAACGCGTTGCGCACCTGGCGTCGATTGGATCCGCGGTAGAACTCGCTAAGCTCCGCCCACGGCATCGAGGCCGGGGACCGCGGCGCCTCCGGGTCGATCGTCGCGACGTAGCGCTCGTGGATCAGCCTTGCCGCCCGTTCCCAGGCGTCCTGGACCTGACCCTCCCGGGTGTCCAGCACCAGGGAGTAGGACTGCAGCAGCCCGACGACGGGGATCGAGTCGTCGGCGATGCTGGTGTTGCGGTCCGAGGTGTAAACGGGCATCTCGGGGAAGCGGGCGGCCAGCCTGGTGCCGGTCGTCGCGGCGTGGGTGTCCACCAAGATCACCGCGCAGGTCGCGGGGCCGGCATCACCGATCAGCTTCACCATGGTCGGTATCGTCGGCGCCTCCGCTATCGCGTCGATTGTCGGTCCCTCCGACATGAATCCGGATTGCTGACGGTAAAACTCGTGATCCCTCAGGTAGTCCTCGGCGTCTCCGTCGACGAGTGTGAGCGTCGGCAGCGGAGCTGCGCCGGGCGGGGTGTAGAAGTCGCGCTCCAGCGCGCGACGGGTCAGGTTCGCGCACAGTGCCAGCGTCAATTGCGAAGTGCCGCAGACGAATACGCGCTGTATGTTGCCTGCGGCGACGATGCCGTCGAGTAGCCGGCCAGCGGTCACCTCGTACTTGCCGACCACATCGGCCGCCCACCGGGTGTCGGATCCGCCGAACTGCTGGGCGCGCCACGCTTCGGCCAACCATGGGTCGTCGATGCGCACGATGAGGGGCAACCGTTGCTTGTTGGCGACCTCGGACAGCCGACGACTGATCAGGTCCAGCCACAACAGGTTGATCGCCGGGTCGGCCGCCATCAGGTAGAGCCGACCGAGGTGGCGCCACAACCGTAGCGACACCAGGGTGGACGGCGTGTTGAAGTCCACCAGCACCACCCGGGCGCCCCGCCTGCGGGCCCGCTGTACCAGGTCGTCGCCGGCGCCGGTGATGACGACCAATGTGCCGCGCCGATCCAACGTCCGGGCGACCGCGCTGATCATCGGCAGGGCGTCGTCATCGACACCGACAATGGCGGTGACGGAATCGGCGAGGTTGGCCCGCAGCCTGTCCACCTGCGACCGGAAGACGCCGACCACGACGCCACCCAACCCGGTGAAGATCGCCGACAGCGCCGCTATCCGGGCCAGTTCTAGGCCGACCGGGGTGGGGTTCGGGCAGGTATGCCCGCTCAGTGAATAGTCACCGATCCCGCCCTTGACCAACTGGGCGGTCGCCATCAGCGGGGTGAAAAAGGCCGGGTGATTGGCGTCGTGACATCCCCAATAGGCGCTGAGGGCCAGGACCGCACTCATGGAAATGAGGACTGCGATCACGGTGAACGAAACTCCCACCAACCGGTGGCTGCCGTCCGCCCGAAAGGTCAGCACGCACGCCGTGATCAACACCGCGACCATGATTCCGAGCGTCGGCATCGATCCCGGCCGGCCGAACCACCCCAGCCAGGCCGGCAACGCGTCGATGGTGGCGGGCTGCAGCGACACGACGGCCAGATAACCGATCAACACCAGGCCGACCACGGACACGGCCCACCGCGCGGCGGGCGGGGTTGTCCTCGTACGCGGCATCCGTCGACTTCCTTTCGTCGTATCGGCTGCTCGGACGTCGAACAGTAAGCAGAATCGGCTGCTGAAGGCAACAACGGGACCGGGTTACCCCGGTGTGCCGCTACCCGACGAACCGGGACAGCCGCGCCGACAGATGTGGCACCAGCCCGCCGTCGGCATCCACCCGTTCCTCGACATAGGCCAGGTCGCCACCCTCGACGATGCCGTAGAGCCGTTTGGCGCCGCCGACCAGCAGGCCCGACCGACTGCGGGCGAGCGCATCGGTCACCAACTCCCACGACGAGTGCGTTCGCGGCCGCCCGTAGAACAATTCGATATAGCCGGCCGAATGGGCCAACAACAATTCGATGGCTTGAGACTCGGTCGGGTCGTCGGGATCGCTGACAAAGCGCCAGAAGCCCGCCTCCCGTAACCCTGGTTCCCGGTACTCGCCGCTGTCGTTCAGCCGCCACGACCGGGCTTCCCAATTCAGATAGTCGCCGCCGTCATGCGAGACCACGATCTGCTGGCCGAACCGGTAATCCCCATCGTGTCCTCGGCCTTCGCCTTCGCCGCGCCACACGCCGACCAGCGGAAGCAGCGCCAGCAGCGCGTCGTTCAGGTTGGCGCCCTCGCGCAGATTCGCGGTGTCGGCGGGAATCGGCAGATCGTCGAAGGAGGGGATGTTGCGCGCCGCGGTCAGCTTGGCTCGTTCCGCGGCGGCGGCAACCGCTCGGTCACCGGAGCCTGCGAGATCGTCCGCTCTGTCGGGGCCCTCGTCGGATGTCACGACTCGTCAGTGATGAGACGGTACAGCACATACAGCGCAAACCATGAGATGACCAAGGTCGCCGCGACCAGCATGATCTCGAAGAACAGCACCACGGGGACGAGTCTATTCGCCTTTATCCGGTGGTGGCGGCTTCCGGGGCTGGGCCTGTCTGGCCGCCATTCGGACCGAGTCAGGCGATCTTGACGTCCACCTCGTGGATGCCCGCACCCGTCGGCTCCACGATTGCGTCGCCGTTGCCGACCTTCGACAACGCGCGCAGCGTCCAGGATCCCGGTGCCGCGAAGAACCGGAAGTCACCAGTGGCCGATGCGACGACTTCCGCGGTGAACTCGTCGGAGGAGTCCAGCAGGCGCACAAACGCGCCGCCCACGGCCTGACCGTCACGGTCCACGACACGGCCGGTGATCACGGTTTCCTTCTCCAAGTCGACGCTGGCGGGCAACGTCAGTCCTTGCTTCGGTCCAGAGCACATATCAGCTTCCCAACTCGATCGGGGCACCCACCAGGGAGCCGTATTCTGTCCAACTGCCGTCGTAGTTCTTGACGTTCTTGTGGCCGAGTAATTCCTGCAAAACGAACCAGGTGTGCGAGGAACGTTCCCCGATCCGGCAGTACGCAATCGTTTCCTTGGTGCCGTCCAGGCCGGCGTCCGCGTACAGCTCGGCCAACTCCTCGTCGGACTTGAAGGTGCCGTCCTCGTTGGCGGCCTTGCTCCACGGCACGTTGATGGCGCCGGGGATATGTCCTGGCCGCTGGCTTTGCTCCTGCGGCAGGTGCGCGGGCGCCAGGATCTTGCCGGAGAACTCGTCGGGGGAACGCACGTCCACCAGGTTCTTGACGCCGATGGACGCGAGGACCTCGTCCCTGAACGCCCGGATCGAGTTGTCCGGTGGTGCCGCGGTGTAGGAGGTCGCCGGCCTACCGACGGGGTCGCTGGACAGCGGGCGACCGTCGAGCTCCCACTTCTTGCGTCCGCCGTCCAGCAGCTTGACTTGAGAGTGCCCGTAGAGCTTGAAGTACCAGTACGCGTAGGCGGCGAACCAGTTGTTGTTGCCGCCGTAGAGGATCACCGTGTCGTCGTTGGCGATGCCGCGATCGCTGAGCAGCTTCGAAAACTGCTGGGCGTCGACGAAGTCGCGCTTGACCGGGTCCTGCAAATCGGTGCGCCAATCCAGCTTGATCGCGCCCGGGAGGTGGCCGGTGTCGTACGCGGTGGTGTCCTCGTCGACCTCGACGAAGACGACGTTGGCGGCGTCGAGGTTGCTCTCAGCCCAGTCGGCGGAGACCAGGACGTCCGAGCGTGCCATGGTGGGGATCCTTTCGATTTGCGGTTGCTGACCGGGTGGTCAACCGGCGAGTATCTACGCCGACATTCCCGGCGGGGCGTTGGTGGTCGACACGGTGATACTCCTAGGTGCTCCGTTGCACAGGAATGGCGGGGAGACATGCGACGGTGGGGCTCCGAGCCGCTCCGAGTGCTATGCGGGAGCGCGCGTACTCAGCAGCTACAGCAACAGCAACATCCCGCAATGCGGCACAGATCAACTGCGCGACGCTTGGTGAGCATGGGCTCAAGGCGGGCTGACACGTCGGCAAGCTTACCCAAAGACATAGTGATCAAGCCAACAGCGATTGCGCAGCACCGCGATACCCTCGCTACGGTCATGGCGGTCATCACTGCTTAAACCCTTCCAGGGTGATGGTTACTCCCCGGGTGATGCCTTCGATGATGACGTCGGAACCGCGTGCCCCCACGGTGGTCGGGGCCACTCCGAACGGCAGCCGCTGGTTGGTCAGCCTGCCGCTGAAGGCGTGGAGCACCGCGTCCCGTTTGTCGTCCGGAACGACCTGGTTCGCGGTTTCGGGTCCGGTGACGACGCGTGTGGCGGTCAACACCAATGTCGCTTGGTCATACGGGGCGATCGAAAGGTCTACCGAGATGCTGACCCGGTGGTCGAAATTGGCCGACTTCGGTGGGGTGCCGCTGAACACCAGCCCGTGGTTGCCGGATATCCCGGACTCGGTGGTACCGCCGGTGGCGTCGTTGGTGTCCTGGGGCGGCGCCTCGACCATCAGGTCGTTGATGCCCAGATACCGGCCCAGATGCATCGAGTCAATGATGATTCGGCTCTCCAGCTTGCCCACCGGGAGCTTGGCATCGGGCCTGACCAGCCACGATGCGTAGGTCAGGTCGATCGAGTGCATAGTGGCCTCGAGCGTTGCCTTGCCGACCATCGCGTGATCGATCGCGTTGGCCTTGATCTCGAGCTCTTTGTAGTGATCCCGCATCGCCTGCGGGATGAACGGGAATGCCAGGATCGCGACGAACGGGTCCGACCCCAGGTTTGCCGCCTTGCGCACATTGCACGAGAGGCGGTACTCGGCGTAGATGCTCGCGCCGAAATCGACCCCGACGGCACCGGCGGCGATGACGGCTAACGTGACCGCCGCTGCGATCACCCCGATGAGCACCTTTCGCATCCGCATATTGTCGCCTAGCAGCTGGCTGGGATTGACCGGCCGGCGCCTCGCGCTTCCGTCCGGATCACTCCCATGCAACCGGGTGGTGCCTCGACGACGTCGGGCTAGCCCGGATTTTTCGCGAAACTGTGCGTGACACGGTGTTGAGTTAGCGAAAGTGCCTGTCCTGCAATGGATAATGAGGTTTCTTCAAGTCGTCAGTATCCAGCGGGGAGGCACTTTCTAAGTGAACGGTAGCGCAGCGGGTCCGCGGGTGAAAGTATCAGCCGACGGTGCCGGTGTCGTGTCGCATGCCGGGGTGGGCATGCTGCGGGAGGTCGCCGATCTGACCGGGCTGTCGTCGCAGGTCACAGCCGTGTTGGCCGATACCTACCGGGGGCCGTGGATGCATGCACCCGGGGTGGTGTTCGCTGATCTGGCCGCGGCGGTGGCCGACGGCGCGGACTGCATCGATTCGGTCGGCGCATTGTGGGGTGACCGCCAGCAGGCGTTCGGGCCGGTGGCCTCGACGAGCACGCTGTGGCGGTTGGTTGATGAGCGCATCGACGCCGCGCATCTGCCGGGGATTCGGGCGGCCCGCGCGCATGCCCGCGCCCAGGCGTGGGCGGCCGGGGCGGCCCCCGAGCACGGTGGGTGGCTGCACCTGGATGTCGATGCCACCATCTGCGTTGATCATTCCGACAACAAGGAAAACGCGGCAGCGACCTGGAAGAAAACCTTCGGATTCCACCCGCTGCTGGTGTTTTTGGACCGTCCCGACATCGCCGCCGGGGAGGCCTTGGCCGGGTTGCTGCGCGCAGGCAACGCCGGCTCGAACACCACCGCCGACCACATCACCGTTCTTGAGCAGGCGCTGGAATCGCTACCGGCGGCCTACCGTCCCGACCCGGACAACCCCGACGGGCCGGCGGTGTTGATCCGCTCGGATTCGGCCGGGGCCACCTACGGGTTCGCCGCGGCCTGCCGTACCGCGCACGTGGGGTTCTCCTTGGGCGCGGTCATCGACTCCCGCGTGCAAAACGCTGTCGAGATCCTCAACGACGCCGATGCCTGGTATCCGGCCATCGACACCGACGGCGCCATCCGCGACGGCGCCTGGGTCGCCGAGGCCACCGATCTGGTGGATCTGTCGGCTTGGCCGGCCGGCACGCGGTTGGTCCTACGCAAGGAGCGCCCGCACCCCGGCGCCCAGTTGCGGTTCACCGATTCTGACGGCCACCGGGTCACCGGGTTTCTCACCGACACCGCCGACGGGGCCATCCCCGGCCAGCTGGCCGGCCTGGAGTTGCGCCACCGCCAACACGCCCGGGTGGAAGACCGCATCCGCCAAGCCAAAGCCACCGGCCTGCGGAATCTACCGTTCAGTGCTTTTGACGCCAATGCCGCCTGGCTTGAAATCGTCCTGGCAGCCACCGATCTGATCGCCTGGACCAAACTGATCGGCTTCACCGAGGACCCGGACCTGGCGCGCTGCGAGATCGCCGCCTTCCGCTACCGGGTGCTGCACGTGGCCGCCCGCATCACCCGCGGCGCCCGCCAGGTTCGCCTGCGCATCGACGCCACCTGGCGCTGGGCCAAGGCCATCACCGCCGCCTGGATTCGCATCCGCGCCGCCTTCACCTAACCACCCGACCTCCCTGACCCGACCAGACGAAAGACCCCGGCCCCCAGGAAGCCCGCCCACCGGCACGACAGCCGGCGACCTGTCGCACCCACCTGCCAGAATCGGCGTCACCAGCCGGCCAGAACCCCGCTCACACCCCACCCATCAAGCAGCGCGAAAAATCGAGGCTAGGCCGACAACATTCCCAATTGCGTCACATCGGTCACAGTCGTCACATGTGTATCTGTCTTGAAAGGGCCACAATTTGCCCACCTCGTAGCGACAGCCGGCCCGCTGGTGAATCGGCCCCTGCAGGTGTGGACGAGGCCAAGAGACGCCGTCAGATCGCTTCAGCCCGATCGGAGTACCCGATCACCCTCGCTGAATAGCTCAATCGTTCCGGTTCTGTGGGCGGCACCATGGTGAAATAG
This is a stretch of genomic DNA from Mycobacterium lacus. It encodes these proteins:
- a CDS encoding glycerophosphodiester phosphodiesterase, which gives rise to MNGSNVFPNGSERVFGPSSTILGHRGCGRGTVDGFLENTLESFLAAVQYGVDWLEVDVRRTSDDLLVVAHNPADDDGVFYADITGHEASDRGSLRLEELLEALPPGIGVDFDVKTSMEDATRERDHTTMGRLAPVVVRESRRRPVLVTSFDPGALDIARELAPGVPRGLLTWLRFPIGQAVAAAGHLDVQVLAPHWGSLRPNQIEPEALQRPLEYVVDLVHRSGREFLAWCPPLEFAPELLAVGVDALCVNDVPEALASLFPSSARP
- a CDS encoding sensor domain-containing protein; the encoded protein is MIIGGVALAVVVAIALVVVFATQGGGGRKPAAQPTGAANAPAAPPRVESILLGAQEIGTILGDPNIVSSGHGDQLRAQQGTLSNPECLGFFEPLEESVYRPFGPTAMRSEVLHTTGNDSGHRVVEAVASFASAEKARAFVEASAEKWRSCAGQTVSLTSSNKTNEWSVGNVTGAAPKITQVRTLTDGSGRSCQHVLSAVSDVVIDVQACGPDITDGAGRMAEDMGTRATK
- a CDS encoding toll/interleukin-1 receptor domain-containing protein produces the protein MALFISYSSQDRSSLEALTTALKRAQQQVWFDQELGGGDAWWSAILEQIRTCEVFIVALSNHWLQSKPSQAELRYAQALNRPILPVKVGPVDSVRVNPVANLQIIDYQNPTVDAGIQLVTAIHALRGKVQPLPSPLPEEPPVPFGYITRLGNTLAEKELSPQQQLQLMVELRSGLDEDGDDPSARSDIAQLLRMLRLRHDVTYRTRSEIDNVLAEIDAKDKSAGPSPTPAKTEPQRPAGAGTLRSPVPARRRARRRGNASRPHRRAPDQTSGC
- a CDS encoding FABP family protein, whose product is MTSDEGPDRADDLAGSGDRAVAAAAERAKLTAARNIPSFDDLPIPADTANLREGANLNDALLALLPLVGVWRGEGEGRGHDGDYRFGQQIVVSHDGGDYLNWEARSWRLNDSGEYREPGLREAGFWRFVSDPDDPTESQAIELLLAHSAGYIELFYGRPRTHSSWELVTDALARSRSGLLVGGAKRLYGIVEGGDLAYVEERVDADGGLVPHLSARLSRFVG
- a CDS encoding DUF1416 domain-containing protein, which gives rise to MCSGPKQGLTLPASVDLEKETVITGRVVDRDGQAVGGAFVRLLDSSDEFTAEVVASATGDFRFFAAPGSWTLRALSKVGNGDAIVEPTGAGIHEVDVKIA
- a CDS encoding sulfurtransferase; this encodes MARSDVLVSADWAESNLDAANVVFVEVDEDTTAYDTGHLPGAIKLDWRTDLQDPVKRDFVDAQQFSKLLSDRGIANDDTVILYGGNNNWFAAYAYWYFKLYGHSQVKLLDGGRKKWELDGRPLSSDPVGRPATSYTAAPPDNSIRAFRDEVLASIGVKNLVDVRSPDEFSGKILAPAHLPQEQSQRPGHIPGAINVPWSKAANEDGTFKSDEELAELYADAGLDGTKETIAYCRIGERSSHTWFVLQELLGHKNVKNYDGSWTEYGSLVGAPIELGS
- a CDS encoding Ms5788A family Cys-rich leader peptide yields the protein MTAMTVARVSRCCAIAVGLITMSLGKLADVSARLEPMLTKRRAVDLCRIAGCCCCCSC
- the lmeA gene encoding mannan chain length control protein LmeA, which translates into the protein MRMRKVLIGVIAAAVTLAVIAAGAVGVDFGASIYAEYRLSCNVRKAANLGSDPFVAILAFPFIPQAMRDHYKELEIKANAIDHAMVGKATLEATMHSIDLTYASWLVRPDAKLPVGKLESRIIIDSMHLGRYLGINDLMVEAPPQDTNDATGGTTESGISGNHGLVFSGTPPKSANFDHRVSISVDLSIAPYDQATLVLTATRVVTGPETANQVVPDDKRDAVLHAFSGRLTNQRLPFGVAPTTVGARGSDVIIEGITRGVTITLEGFKQ
- a CDS encoding IS1380 family transposase, encoding MNGSAAGPRVKVSADGAGVVSHAGVGMLREVADLTGLSSQVTAVLADTYRGPWMHAPGVVFADLAAAVADGADCIDSVGALWGDRQQAFGPVASTSTLWRLVDERIDAAHLPGIRAARAHARAQAWAAGAAPEHGGWLHLDVDATICVDHSDNKENAAATWKKTFGFHPLLVFLDRPDIAAGEALAGLLRAGNAGSNTTADHITVLEQALESLPAAYRPDPDNPDGPAVLIRSDSAGATYGFAAACRTAHVGFSLGAVIDSRVQNAVEILNDADAWYPAIDTDGAIRDGAWVAEATDLVDLSAWPAGTRLVLRKERPHPGAQLRFTDSDGHRVTGFLTDTADGAIPGQLAGLELRHRQHARVEDRIRQAKATGLRNLPFSAFDANAAWLEIVLAATDLIAWTKLIGFTEDPDLARCEIAAFRYRVLHVAARITRGARQVRLRIDATWRWAKAITAAWIRIRAAFT